A genome region from Bradyrhizobium commune includes the following:
- a CDS encoding calcium:proton antiporter, whose translation MSAHESIPRSTWIFPALAALLYAAIVATHYEYAASSIAILFALVLLVILFGTVFAAVHHAEVIAHRIGEPYGTLLLTLAVTIIEVALIANMMLGHREVPTLARDTVFAVVMIVCNGLVGLCIFVGGLHYKEQDVQVSGASLYLSVLFTIATITLILPNYTLTAPGPVFSEAQLEFASVVTLLLYGVFVYTQTVRHRDYFVNRADGGVDSASLSSGMLALSGALLLVSLLAVVLLSKKFSLVVEATSAAIGAPPAFAGVAVALLILLPESVAAISAARKDNLQKSINLALGSSLATIGLTVPAVAIAACVLDKQLILGLPQQNIVELVLTFALSALTFGTGRTNILFGLVHMMVFAVFLFLVFVP comes from the coding sequence ATGAGCGCGCACGAATCAATTCCGAGATCGACGTGGATATTTCCCGCGCTTGCTGCCCTGCTCTACGCAGCGATCGTCGCCACGCATTATGAATATGCGGCATCCTCGATCGCCATTCTGTTCGCGCTGGTGCTCCTGGTCATCCTGTTCGGAACCGTGTTCGCCGCCGTGCACCACGCGGAAGTGATCGCGCACCGGATTGGCGAACCCTACGGCACGCTTCTGCTCACGCTGGCGGTGACCATCATCGAGGTGGCACTGATCGCAAACATGATGCTGGGACATCGTGAAGTGCCGACGCTGGCGCGCGATACCGTGTTTGCCGTGGTGATGATCGTTTGCAACGGCTTGGTCGGCCTCTGCATCTTCGTTGGCGGCCTGCACTATAAGGAACAGGACGTCCAGGTCTCCGGCGCCAGTCTCTATCTCAGCGTGCTGTTCACGATCGCGACGATCACGCTCATTCTGCCGAATTACACACTGACCGCGCCGGGTCCAGTCTTTTCAGAGGCTCAGCTCGAATTCGCGAGCGTGGTCACCCTTCTGCTTTATGGCGTCTTCGTCTACACCCAGACCGTCCGGCATCGGGACTACTTCGTGAACAGAGCCGATGGAGGCGTTGACAGTGCATCGCTTTCGAGCGGTATGCTGGCGTTGAGCGGTGCGCTTCTGCTGGTGTCTCTCCTCGCCGTCGTGCTGCTGTCCAAAAAGTTCTCACTCGTGGTCGAGGCGACCAGTGCCGCGATCGGCGCCCCGCCGGCATTCGCCGGCGTGGCCGTCGCGCTGCTGATTCTGCTTCCCGAAAGCGTCGCGGCGATATCGGCAGCCCGCAAGGATAATCTGCAGAAGAGCATTAATCTCGCGCTGGGCTCCTCGCTCGCAACCATCGGATTGACCGTTCCTGCGGTCGCGATCGCGGCCTGCGTACTCGACAAGCAGCTTATCCTCGGACTGCCGCAGCAGAACATCGTGGAGCTGGTTCTGACTTTTGCGCTGAGCGCACTGACCTTCGGTACGGGGCGAACCAACATCCTGTTTGGGCTGGTTCACATGATGGTCTTTGCTGTGTTTCTGTTCCTGGTTTTCGTCCCGTAA
- a CDS encoding DUF2092 domain-containing protein: protein MKNIVHFKDLEGRIHLSEPVHRTANERAAPINFASFAARARHAVLLTSLSACAGLGGLPTARAEEAVKPAISEDAGAAIAQMDKSLSAPESSFTARTERVYLDETGQPLHIFQTMNVVMHRPDRLKIEVAGDDGSHDLFYDGKSVSIFSSDSNSYAVLAAPGGIASAANEVMDKLNIDFPLVNFFAVSTDQSLLQGVVGGWQVGTSRIDGVECRHLFFYKRGGIDLELWVENNGSAIPHRLIVTYRLLPGQPNFTAEFTDWDSRAHPSDSVFAFQAPAAAKQIDLAPASAPAQQGRP from the coding sequence GTGAAGAACATCGTGCACTTCAAAGACCTTGAGGGCCGGATCCACCTGTCCGAGCCAGTTCATCGAACGGCCAACGAGCGTGCCGCTCCGATCAACTTTGCTTCCTTCGCGGCGCGAGCGAGGCATGCCGTTCTGCTGACGTCGCTGAGCGCCTGCGCGGGACTCGGTGGATTGCCAACTGCGCGCGCGGAAGAAGCGGTCAAGCCGGCAATCAGCGAGGATGCCGGCGCCGCTATCGCGCAGATGGACAAGTCTCTGTCGGCTCCGGAATCATCGTTCACCGCAAGAACCGAAAGGGTCTACCTGGACGAAACCGGCCAGCCGCTTCACATCTTCCAAACGATGAATGTCGTCATGCATCGCCCTGACCGGCTCAAGATCGAAGTTGCCGGAGATGACGGCTCTCACGACCTCTTCTACGACGGAAAGTCGGTTTCGATCTTCTCGTCCGACAGCAATTCGTACGCGGTGCTTGCCGCACCGGGAGGAATCGCGTCGGCGGCCAACGAGGTCATGGACAAGCTCAACATCGACTTTCCATTGGTCAACTTCTTTGCCGTTTCAACCGACCAATCGCTCCTGCAAGGAGTCGTCGGCGGCTGGCAAGTCGGAACGTCCAGGATTGACGGCGTCGAGTGCCGGCATCTGTTTTTCTACAAGCGCGGCGGCATCGATTTGGAACTGTGGGTCGAGAACAATGGCTCGGCGATCCCCCATCGCTTGATCGTCACCTACCGTCTGCTGCCCGGTCAACCGAATTTCACGGCGGAATTCACCGACTGGGACAGCCGTGCTCATCCGTCCGACTCGGTATTCGCTTTCCAGGCGCCCGCGGCGGCGAAACAGATCGATCTGGCCCCGGCCAGCGCGCCGGCACAGCAAGGGAGGCCGTAA
- a CDS encoding sigma-70 family RNA polymerase sigma factor: MKTDSSLRSSMLAAAPALRAFALSLCGNADRANDLVQETYVRALANLDKFRPGTNMAAWLTVILRNRYYSECRKRAREVEDVDGAYASALACEADQSVRLENEGLWKAVSELPSDIRHAVILVGASGATYEEAAAACRCAVGTIKSRMHRARLRLAMQLAP, from the coding sequence ATGAAGACAGACTCCTCTCTCCGCAGCTCCATGTTGGCTGCAGCACCGGCCTTGCGTGCATTCGCCCTGTCGCTCTGCGGCAATGCTGATCGAGCGAACGATCTGGTGCAGGAGACGTACGTTCGAGCGCTCGCAAACCTGGATAAATTTCGACCAGGTACCAATATGGCGGCGTGGCTCACCGTCATTCTGCGAAACCGGTACTATAGCGAGTGCCGAAAGCGCGCGAGAGAGGTGGAGGATGTGGACGGAGCTTACGCCAGCGCACTTGCATGTGAGGCAGATCAATCGGTGCGCCTGGAAAACGAAGGGCTGTGGAAGGCCGTGTCGGAGCTCCCGAGCGATATCCGACACGCCGTCATTCTCGTTGGTGCGAGCGGCGCCACTTACGAGGAGGCCGCCGCCGCCTGTCGTTGCGCCGTCGGAACAATCAAGAGTCGCATGCATCGCGCACGGTTGCGGCTCGCCATGCAGCTTGCGCCTTGA
- a CDS encoding helix-turn-helix domain-containing protein has product MKQQAVFLIQRSSQVSRDVVSVEVDDPSGPVPQWDAALSRYIGGISPDLRDQEISQCVPIAGQTFRARLEYGALGDAILFKASATPHYYARSLRSPNAKLPSPIVLAFQSAGSARVRHSDRSDILHPGDWCFWDTMMPVESWAMTRSIEILSVTLARPTDLELQRLLREGTAIRFDGKIGVSRILQRNLLEIFDQLNRISPTSGNALCAAVTTMAWDALREQLTGPVATLISRDVLCSRVKTYIEAHLGDPCLAIAGIADACGVSVRSIHRAFASDPAGSVSRYIWERRVRRCADALLDDKDACHRITEICLSWGFNSTSHFSRLFKEEFGVCPRTYRANLGQGGAITQS; this is encoded by the coding sequence ATGAAGCAGCAAGCCGTATTCCTCATTCAAAGGAGTTCTCAAGTGTCGCGAGATGTCGTTTCCGTTGAGGTCGACGATCCCAGCGGTCCTGTGCCGCAATGGGATGCCGCGCTGAGCAGGTACATTGGCGGGATTTCGCCGGATCTCCGCGATCAGGAGATCTCGCAATGTGTTCCGATCGCCGGGCAAACCTTTCGAGCGAGGCTCGAATATGGCGCTTTGGGCGATGCGATTCTCTTCAAGGCGTCAGCTACGCCGCACTATTATGCGCGTTCGCTTCGCAGCCCGAATGCGAAGCTCCCGTCCCCGATCGTGCTGGCATTTCAGTCGGCCGGCAGTGCGCGCGTCCGTCACAGCGACAGGTCGGACATTCTTCATCCCGGTGATTGGTGCTTCTGGGATACGATGATGCCGGTCGAATCCTGGGCGATGACCAGATCGATCGAGATCCTGTCTGTCACGCTCGCGCGTCCCACTGATCTCGAGTTGCAGCGCCTTTTGAGGGAGGGGACTGCTATTCGCTTCGACGGGAAGATTGGCGTTTCGCGGATATTGCAAAGAAATCTGCTCGAAATCTTTGATCAGCTGAATCGCATCTCGCCAACAAGCGGAAATGCTTTGTGCGCGGCGGTCACGACAATGGCCTGGGACGCTTTGCGCGAGCAGTTGACGGGACCTGTTGCCACTCTGATCAGCCGCGATGTGCTGTGCTCCCGAGTCAAGACGTACATCGAAGCTCATCTTGGTGATCCATGCCTTGCGATCGCAGGGATTGCCGACGCTTGCGGGGTCTCTGTGCGCAGCATTCATCGCGCCTTCGCGTCGGATCCGGCGGGCTCGGTGTCACGATACATCTGGGAGCGGCGCGTCAGGCGTTGCGCAGACGCTCTTCTGGATGACAAGGACGCGTGTCATCGAATTACAGAAATCTGCCTCTCCTGGGGCTTCAACAGTACATCCCATTTCAGCCGGCTATTCAAGGAGGAGTTCGGTGTATGCCCTCGGACCTATCGCGCAAATCTCGGTCAGGGTGGCGCCATAACTCAGAGCTGA
- a CDS encoding MgtC/SapB family protein, whose protein sequence is MIASIDQTAINLSFAALLGAGIGFERQWRQRMAGLRTNTLVAIGAASFVIFASLIPGEGSPTRVAAQVVSGIGFLGAGIIFREGLQVSGLNTAATLWCSAAVGLLAGSGHPLHAVVAASFVILINLLLRPLVRLINQQPIAHTESDFHYHVCVVCRSPEEAHVRALLLQGTNSGQLSLRQLESTDIEGNGRVKVDAHLNAHSKSDAVLEQVVGRLSLEPTVSAASWRVELLME, encoded by the coding sequence ATGATCGCATCGATTGATCAGACAGCCATCAATTTGAGTTTTGCGGCCTTGTTGGGAGCGGGCATCGGCTTCGAACGACAATGGCGTCAGCGAATGGCCGGCTTGCGCACCAATACGCTCGTGGCGATCGGAGCAGCCAGTTTTGTGATCTTCGCAAGTCTCATTCCGGGGGAGGGGAGCCCAACCCGCGTTGCCGCGCAGGTGGTCTCGGGGATCGGGTTTCTGGGCGCCGGGATCATCTTTCGCGAGGGCCTGCAGGTCAGCGGGCTCAACACCGCGGCGACCCTGTGGTGTTCGGCGGCGGTGGGGTTGCTGGCTGGCTCGGGTCATCCGCTGCATGCCGTCGTGGCAGCCAGCTTTGTCATCCTGATCAATCTGCTGCTGCGGCCGTTGGTAAGGCTGATCAATCAACAGCCGATCGCCCATACTGAAAGCGACTTCCACTACCACGTTTGCGTCGTTTGCCGCAGCCCTGAAGAGGCACATGTCCGAGCTCTACTGTTGCAGGGCACCAACAGCGGACAATTGAGTCTTCGTCAATTGGAAAGCACCGATATCGAAGGCAACGGTCGCGTCAAGGTCGATGCCCACCTGAACGCCCACTCGAAGAGCGACGCAGTTCTCGAACAGGTCGTTGGACGTCTCAGCCTCGAACCAACGGTCTCGGCCGCAAGCTGGCGGGTCGAGCTGCTAATGGAATGA
- a CDS encoding PepSY domain-containing protein, translating to MFTTRCAGFLLLLALAAIPASTPARASIDTGSPNSAPTFSDQEWAAILREIKVFANAKISVRDAIEIAETRSHGARAVDVSFDGQADRLAYRVKTWRNDELWQGTIDASTGKIFGEEVVTSVSTLDAKDKDELAGFRTAGVNLYDVLSIAERFGKGKAVSAGLEEDEGRLIFLVVLVTADGSLKQMSVTPGSEGNAP from the coding sequence ATGTTTACCACGAGATGTGCAGGATTTCTTCTGTTGCTGGCGCTCGCGGCCATTCCAGCGTCGACGCCGGCTCGAGCCTCGATCGACACCGGCAGTCCCAACTCGGCGCCGACCTTCAGCGACCAGGAATGGGCCGCGATCCTCCGGGAGATCAAGGTTTTTGCGAACGCGAAGATTTCTGTTCGCGACGCGATTGAAATCGCGGAAACCCGCTCGCACGGCGCCAGGGCCGTGGACGTCAGCTTCGATGGTCAGGCCGATCGATTGGCTTACAGAGTGAAGACCTGGCGGAATGATGAGCTATGGCAAGGCACCATCGATGCGTCGACAGGAAAAATTTTCGGCGAGGAAGTCGTAACATCCGTTTCAACGCTGGACGCCAAGGACAAGGACGAACTTGCCGGCTTTAGAACGGCAGGAGTCAATCTCTACGACGTCTTGTCAATCGCCGAGAGATTCGGAAAAGGCAAGGCGGTCAGCGCGGGATTGGAGGAAGACGAAGGGAGACTGATCTTCCTGGTGGTCCTTGTCACCGCCGATGGCTCGTTGAAGCAGATGTCGGTTACTCCCGGCTCCGAAGGCAACGCCCCATGA